Genomic segment of Candoia aspera isolate rCanAsp1 chromosome 2, rCanAsp1.hap2, whole genome shotgun sequence:
tggtcgcaaagttactttttcatcaccgttgtaactatgaacagtcactaaacaaggcagttgctaaatgaggactctaTACTGATTGTGAGAATGTGATTAGCTTGGGGATGTATAATGGAAATGTCAAGCTAGAAATGCTGAGATTGTCTGCCCCAGAAATAAAACTCTTATGACTGGCTAGATGGAAGTAGTTACCAGAACTAACCTCAGGCACATGGAATACTACCATAAATTGGGAACCATATAGCAGAACATAATCACTGGAGTGTGatccaatatattttaacctgAGAAATGCAATTCTGGAATGCTAGATATGAGTTTTCTTTGGCTGATGAACTTtggggaatggaaaaagcctgtgTGCAACAGCTGTGTTATCCTAGATGGTCAACAAACTTTCATCTGTCTCACAAGGTAATTATGGTAGTTGGGAGGATACAACAAGAGGGGAAACATGCTTACTATTCCAGCCTCTTTGgaggaacaaaataaaatggataaATAACCTGTGGGATAAtacgttattttattttatttatcaaattttatcaccacccatctccccccaaaaggagggggagataggtggtgatcaacATCCAAAGCATCGTCAATTATTCAGGTGTTGGGATGTAAATTCTGTGAATCCTACACACTTTCAGAGAAGCCACTAAATGGTGGCACTGAAATAGCCACTGTATGGATACTGATATAGTTGTGTGATTAGTAATTAATTAACATTAACTAAATCCCCAGAGGAAGAAGTTTTTCCAGTAGAATAGGAGAAGATCATACCCATCACATGTCAGCTACAACATTTTTGCAATTGATATGAAAGGTGAAGTCGCTGCAACAAATTAGATTGTTTGAATAGTGCAGATAGAGCATAGGACATTCTGCTCGTCAACTACTGCACTGGAGTTCTTAAAAGAATAGTATAGGGAGCTACCATATCTAGCCTGCAAAAAAATCCAtatgtccactagatggcagccaagagacagGGGAAATTCTATGCTGCTTGTTCCCCCCACCCGCCCATCCCTGTCTCCCAGCAGATGATAACCCTACAGGTAAGCAATTTATAGATCTTTAGATGCTTTCTAGCTACAGTGTTTAGTACTATTACCAGTACTGACAACCAGTAAGACTGTTAAtatgtttatttaatcaaatgtatGGAAAGATTAAGTTAGTTTACTGAGATAACTTTGAAaagactgcaggaaaaaaaatccagtgatttTCAGCCATTGTGTTCTGTTTTCATGAGCATGAAATTCCAAGTCTGTTATTCAGAAATGTACTCAGTGAACAAGGAATTTTCATTTTGATATTTtcatactttctttttttttttttaaaaattgtcctcTGCTTCAAGTTATTTTTTGGCATTATTTTAGTATAATATATATacagttcattttctttctgttagaTTATGCTTTTGCTATTTTCACTTATTCCTTGGTTATTGTCCAGAAAAAAGTAAGCTTCATTAATTAATATTCAGCATAGCCTACTCCAACCCattaccctccagatgtgtttggtttTGATTCCCAAATCCAGACAACATGGACTGGCCTATCTGaaaggcaccaagttggagaaggctggtccAGAAGATGGAAGTAGCAACAGAGATTGGATATGAGGACTGTTCTGTGTTTAAAAAGTCCTCTGTGAGACAATAGCTATAGGTTGTATGctcctattttgtttttgttttgtttgggttgACTTCAACCCTCTGCCCCAAACATTATGTTTTCAGTtgaatgaaaatattaatttctcatttttaaaaaataatttgcgGGGCTTAGATGTAAAGTATGctgtgcactttttttttttttcaaaaaccacTGTCTCCTGATCAGGATTGCCCAGGCCAACCCAACTGCTGCTCAAAAGACATGTCGGTtgacggggactagaaggcgtgccttctcagctgtagcacctgccctctggaatattctcactacagagattaggatgtccacaaccctgttggcctttcgtaagggcGTGAAGGCCTGGTGATATGCCTGGGCCtagggccccaagtgtgtgaatgtttcttggttatattaatatcctgtttcttggttatattaatatCCATGtattgcttacttggtggccatgtatatttattttgtattttaattgttttaattgttttatagtttttattgttgtaagccgctcagagtcacttgctgagatgggtggctatagaaatcaaataaataaataaaaataaacaacatttcAATTAGTAAAATGTTGATTTTATATATCAAGTTTTGCTCCTCTAATACTAAGAGTTACAAAACTATTGCATTTGCAGTAAGCCCATTTTCACAGTGATTAaacaattctgtgtgtgtgtgtgtgtgtgtgtgtgtgtctttgaggcagtgttgactcctggcaactgcctgaaatagtccctgcagttttcttggcaaggttttttggaagtggtttgcccttgccttctacCTAGAGCTGAGAGTAAgttgactggctcaaggtcacccagctggctttgtgcctaaggcagaactagagctcacagtctcccggtttctagccttatgccttaaccactacttaaccactactccaaactgttCTATAAACATGGTGCTACAGTTCTATTGGGAAAATACAGAGGTGTCACAGCATTACTGAAGAAGGAAATTCCACATCTCACAGAACAACATTGCATAGCTCACTGGACAGTTCTAGGCATCAAAGATGCATGGAAAAACGTGTCTCTGTTGAAGGATATAGAAACACCTGTTTGCATAGTATACAGCATGTCATCAGTCAAGAAATGAAGAGTTGAGGAAATGATCCAAATTGCAGAATATGAGACCATTAAACGACACATTTTCAGGTCAAAAGATTAGTTTATAAAGCActagtgcagtatttctcaaaggAGGTTGGGAATGGAATAGCCAAGTACTGTTGAACCCATAAAACTACATTGCTGCTGCAGTTGAAAATGATATTTTGGCTGAATTGGCAGAGATATGCTGTGCTTTTCAACAGAGCTGCATTACGCCAGTTGAGGCTTTGGAGTCTGCTAAGGCCAAGATAGGAAATCGGAGAGCACTGATCACTTTAGCCCCAAAGTGAAAACAATTATTACCCGTGTTGGAATAATGATACTGTTTCGTGATTTGTCCAGTGAGTATGTAACCATCTGGGTGGCCAACATTACAAGAACAAGATTACATTTTTGGTAATGAAGAAATTCAGAATCTGGTGTGTAAGCAGGCAAAGTTTCTGAAATTGTCATTTATGAGTCAGACTCATAATCTAACTTCTGCAGACGAGAAAGACTTATCAGAAGTGAAAATACATATAATGGAAAAGTCAGTGACTTCAGAGCACCGCAAGTTTAAGTTTGTTGTACTGGAAAAGATGAAAATTGGCACACTGGAAACACTGGTTAATGTTTTGTGTGATGCAGGTGCCTCATTTTAGGCATCCAGCACAGATGCTGAGTGAGGTTTCAACTTAATGTACAATCTTAAGACGAAGGTTTAATGGGAGGTTTTCATTGAGAAATGCCAATAGCGTATATGAAATCATATCTAGCTGATGGATTCAAAGTTGACCTTGACTCTGTTTAGTCCTTCTGGAAAAGTGACAAGAACACATGACAAAAACTGAGAAGAACCTACAGTTGTTCGTgctgataataaaaataatgaatcagGGATgaaactgattaaaaaaacaatattaaattcaAGCATTCCTATTTAAGTTACTTTTTAACATTGTTTTGAGCTGCATACTGTATGCATATTTTACATACAGTTATGTTTTCagttgaataaaaatattaacttctcgtttttgaaaaataatttgcgGGGCTTAGATGTAAAGTatgttgtgcattttttttttccaaaatcgcTGTCTCCTGATCAGGATTGCCCAAGCCATCCCAACTGCTGCTCAAAAGACATCATGATTTGTGCATCTGCTTGGAGGAGTCATTGCCCCTACCCCAAAAGATTTCTTTACCAGGATCCCAGGCCTCTGGGTCCTCGTGCAATCCGCATGGCACAGACGATATCATCGTTGATATTACTAGTCAGCAGATCTGTAATAACGGAGAAGACGTTATAAGGTGCTGAACTGCAGACTCCTGCTCCTCTAGAAGTGGCCCACAAGCTATGGACTTCCTAGTGGACTTCCTCAACTGCCTGCTTGGGACACTGTTTAGCAGGCCTTCTAACCTGGTCTAAGTTCAGCACATCTCACCCTTAGAGCAGCTCCCAAGCTCTGTGCCAGAGAATGCCagcatgcaaggaaaaaaaacgTTTGTACAGCTAGCTTGTAAGTCCTCTGTATAATCAACTGGTGTTGCTTCTATCCAAGCATCTTCTAATAATGGAAGATAATTCTATCAGGTCTTCTCATGTAGCATACTTGAGCCATTCAGTCTTCCCACTGGCAGGTATGCACAGGTCAGTGACTTCCTACCAGAAACAAGGGCAGAATTACCCACTGGGTGGTTAGTCTTACACTCAGTACTAAAAATAAGGGCTGAGCTAGATGGCACAGTCTGCCTTGTAGTGACCTTTTCTGATATGGCTGCAGGGCAGCACAGTTTAATGTTGCAGTATAGAACTGAAGCCAACCCACTTTAGAGCTCACCGCTGCAATGCATTCGGCAGAAGTTTGGTTTAAAGTGTTTGTAATCTTCACACCAAATGCGACTGTTAATCTGAAAGATGCCGTTACTGGTGCTGCCATCGGCTTCATGGTCCACAACAGCTGTGTCAAAGTGGCTCTCATGGAAGGCTAAGCAGATCCCTGTagtacaaaaaagagaaagggtaCAGGAACTCTCTTTTCCAATTAACACACATTTTGCTCTAGGAAAAGCTTGATGTTGGCACTTGGAAGAGGTATGCTAATTCATTAAGCACTTCTGAATATACAGTAGATCCTTGCTTATTATAATTTGTTTTGGTTCAACTACTCATGGGGATAAGTAAGTCACTAGCTGTTCTTAGACTATGACTTCCATCACCTTattcattggccatgctggctggggctgatggaagCTGGATCCCAATATCTGAAGGGTGACATAAGAGTCTGTTCATTgcccttttttggggggaaagattAAGGTCAACTAGTTTGgactgtggtttgtttgttttttctgctcACATACAACTGTGGAAATAGAATTAGATTTCTAAATACCAGGGGTTCAGCTCTGTACACAAGGATAGCCCTCACCTAGAGGTGGGAAAATGGAGAAGAAAGGATGAAGGACTCACAGTCAGCCAGACTGTACCCACGATATCCCTCCAAGCCAGCTTTCTTCAACACCCGGGCCAATTCACAGCGTCCAAAGATCTTTCCCCTAACACTAAATGAAAGGCACGTGAGGAGAGACAGAAGCAAAATATGCTTCATCCCTAAAAAGACATTGAGTGGAAGAAACACGATCCCAAGTGAAGGGCAGGAGGTTCCAAGATGGCCTATGGGGAAAGAAAGATGCATTATGGACCTTCACGGGCAGTTAGAGATTCAAGTAGCCAGaccatttaattgttttttttctttcccttgcttTATGCCTAACTGCTGTGATCTGTCACCTGTGGGCCAACTTAACAAAGTACATCTTTTATTCTGATGCTTCAGGGCTTGCCTTCAAAGGAAATCATCTTGCaattaatatttgaaatgttACAGACAGCAAAAATCTACATTTGTGCTGCAACTTGACTCTTTTCacctttttgtttcatttatttttcttt
This window contains:
- the LOC134492447 gene encoding sperm acrosome membrane-associated protein 3-like: MKHILLLSLLTCLSFSVRGKIFGRCELARVLKKAGLEGYRGYSLADWICLAFHESHFDTAVVDHEADGSTSNGIFQINSRIWCEDYKHFKPNFCRMHCSDLLTSNINDDIVCAMRIARGPRGLGSWMGWRENCEGLQLSAWVKGCNP